A window of Acidimicrobiia bacterium genomic DNA:
TAGCGGTAACCCGAGGCGCAGCAAGCCTCAACGAAGTCGCCGGCCAAGACCTTGTGCTCACCCGGTGGGATGCTCAAGCAGAATTGCACGTAGAGGCCGGCGAAGTAAGCGTCTTGGTCATCACCCCCACCGGGGCCAGCACGGTAACCCTTGAAACCGGAAGCGCCGTTACTTTCGGATTCTCATCCGTTGAAGACTTTGACGAATTAGCAGTTGACCTCCAAGTAGCGCAAGGAACAAAAGCCACCGTACGCATGGCTTCGACCACCGAACGAGTCACTTTTGAAGCACCAGAGCAATCCAACACAAAAATCGTGCTTAAAGAAACCAGCACCGCAGTAAAAGTAGTAGATCAAAACGGTCAAACAACCACCGAGGTCGAGGTAGAACGCTCCGACCAACGCACCGACCTCGTAATAGACGCCACCGGACAGGTCACATACTTCGCTCCCGAAAAAACCCCCGAACAAGAACGCTCAGTTGCCGTAGAAGAAATAGGCAACCTCATACAACGAGCACCGCTCCCGCTTGTTGATCAATCTTTAGCGCCGACCTCCAGCCTTGCGGAAGATACAGAAGGGCCCTCAACGCTAAGCCCCGACGGGACATGGCGAGAGTTGCTGCTGGTTCCTCCAGAAGGCCCCTTCGGCACTGAAGACCCAGAAGAAACCTGGTTCGACGACCAAGGGTGCGAATGGGCCCGTTGGCAAGACGGCTCACAAGGAATACATTGCGAAGACGGGCCAACTCGCTTTTGGGATCCCAACGGAGAAGAACTTGAACCCGTTGATTTTGACCAAAAATTCATCGAAGAGCCCCCACCTTTCGATGACGGCCGACCCGCTTCAATAAATGACCTACCGCCCCCAGACCGAATGGAACTCAGTACCAACCCGGGCTGCATGGCCGCTTTTTGGGACACCGGCGCTTCTGGCGAAGCATGCATGGATGGCTCCGGCTCGTACACCGACGTAAACGGGCAAACCTTTCATTACGAACCTGGGTCAATAGACATGCCGGACTCCGGCGGTTTCCCCGACACCATGCCTGACCTACCCGAAATACCCGGTCGTGAAGGCACCGGTTACGACGACTTCCCCGCCTGCCCTACTGGCGCTATTTGCATTGAAGAGCCGCTGGGACCCGACGACTTCCCCGACATGCCCAACCCCGGTGACCGGATCTACGATGAAGCCCCGCCTTGCCCAACCGGTGCCATTTGCACCGACGAACCACCAATATTTACCCGACCATAGAACCATTCACTAGTCTGTTCACAAGAAAACCCCAAAGGAAAACATGAACTGGATTAACCCCGGACCACTTTCTGGCCTCGCCCTTTACCTACTCACTGCAGTATCCATCGCCGCCCTTATTTATGGCATGCGGTGCCAAGGGGAGAAACGACGCATCGTGCTTACCGGCGTCATGTTTGGCGCGGTGGCTTTTCAGATCTTTCACGTATTCGAACACGCCCTCCAACTTGGCTATTGGACGCTGAACCCCCACACCAAGCCTTGGTTGACTCCCTGGGCCGAAACCGGGGTAAACGGTTTGGCTTACTGGTGTCAAATACTCCCCGGAAAAGGGGCAACAACGAACCGAGGCGTAGAGGTGCTTCACCTCGTGGGCAACACCTTGTTTATGTCTGGGGTCATCGCCATGGTTGTTTTAGCCGCGGCAGCCAAAGTACGTAGCCGAGCGACCACCGGAACATTGATTTTTCAAGGTTTCCACTTAGCTGAACACGTACTTTTAACAGCCACTCTGTTCATTGGGGGCACCGGGTGGGGTGCTTCAACGCTTTTTGGTCAACTGGGCGGCAGCCAACTATCTACCCATCGGGTGTGGTGGCATTTCACCGTTAATGCCGTGGCTACCGTGGCCGGGCTACTGGCCGTACGGTCGCTTTATCGAGCTGGCGCGCTCGCCATAAAACCCTCTCTGGCAAGAGACACCCGCACCTCTTCTACTCCTCAGTTCATTGGCGCCATGGCCGGGGCAATGGCTCTTTTAATCGCTCTACCTTTGGCCTTAGGTTTCTCTATTGGAAAGCCTGCCCTGCCCATGGCCCGCAACTTCGCCATGAGCGACCTCATCGACCCCGGGCTTTGGTGGCATCTGGCCAACCCCTATATTTTGTTGCCCTTGGCCTCGCTGCTTTACCTAATCAGTTGGATGCGTCGCACAAACTCGCTTGCGTCAACTGCCTAAATTGCTTGGTGCAGGCTGGCGGGGGTAACCCGCAGCAGTACTTAAGACCAAACGAGTAGCTGTTTCGCTTACCCCAAGTTGTTCTTTGAAGTTGCGGAGTAATTGATCTAAAGCATCAATAGAGGCACAACGGAGTCGTACCTGGTAGTCAAAACGCCCCGTGAGGTGCATGGCATCAACTACTTCGGGGAGCGCCAACAACTCATTATCAATTTCAGAAAATGCGTGGTCGGCTGGCAAGCGCAAATCGACCAGCGCATCAATCGGACACCCAACCAGATCAGGGTTTAGCACCGCAGTAAAGCGTTGAATAACCCCGCTTTCTACTAACTGTCGCATGCGTTGCGAAGTAGCCGACAAACTCAGATTAATGCGGTCAGACAGCTCCGTCACCGAAAGCCTGCCGTCATTTACTAGTTCACCGATTATTTTGCGGTCAATCTCATCCATAGCAAATAATCTACGGCAAAACGTAGCAAAGTAATCATATTTACGCAGTCATTGTTCCCTTTTACCCTTCAGACTGCGTTCATGAACATAATTATTGGATTCTTCAGCGGCATTGCCATGGCGGCCCCCATCGGGCCAGTGACCATCACCCTCTTAGGTTTAGGGAGCGAACGCGGGCGTCGGGTAGCACTCACTGGGGCTGGTGGCGTGGTGGCCGCCGATCTGGTCATTGTTCCCCTAGCCATACTAAGTGCAGGGCTAGTCAGCAAACTCTCGGTAGACACCCTCCGACACGTTGAAATTTTTCTTGGCCTCCTCTTGCTGGCCCTTGCTCTTTTCGGATTTTTCCGTACCGAAAACACCCGTCAAGCGGTCGGCAACATGCGTCGTCCGGGAGCCACCATGATGGCCATCGGAATAGCGAACCCCATGGCCCTCGCCACTTGGGCCGGGGTGATTTTGGCTCTTCCGGACTCCATCAAAGACAACGGGGTGCTTTTATTTGCACTTGGCGCGCTTCTGGCCTCAGCGATATGGCATGTTGGCCTCGCTATTTTAGCCGGAAGCATCGGCCAGCGGATTAGTAACCGAGGGCGCCAACTGCTCATCAAAATATCTAGCGCCATGCTTGGCTTTGTAGCCATAGTTCTCCTTGCCCACTAACCAGCAGAGCCGACCCACTTGGGTCGGCTCTGTCGTGTACCCCGTACGGGATTTGAACCCGTGCTACCAGAATGAGAATCTGGCGTCCTAGGCCTCTAGACGAACGGGGCGCAGTGTGCATTAGTTTCCCAATGCCAACCACATTCTATGGGCAACACCTGGTGTTGCCGTTGGCTCGGAGGAGAGGACTTGAACCCCTAATAACTGGACCAGAACCAGTTGTGTTGCCAATTACACCACCTCCGAAGGCGCCGGTGAAGGCACGGTAAGCGTAACGGTTCTCTTCCTGCCCCACACCTAAAGCCGCCATCAACCCCAAGCGTCTAAGCGGCGATAACCAAAGATGCGTCCTAACCCGGCAGCCAAAGTTTCTCGCCCCATACGGGTAAGGCGAACCGAACCAGCAGTGGGGGCCAGTGCTGCATCAAGGCCAACCTCTTCAGCAATTTGTCGCAATCGAAACGAATGGTACTGATCGGAAACCAACAAGACGGTAGTAATGCCATAACGACTCGCTTGAGCCGCAGTAGCGGCCAACTCTTCGTAAGTGCTCGCCCCATCAGTAATGACCACCAAATTTTCGTCGGGCACTCCTTTTTCACGCAAATAGTCGTAGCCGGCGTAACCCTGGGTAAAACGATCACCAGGCTGATTTGCTCCGGTGGTCACGATCAACGCAACCAACTCAGCTTCGTACAAAGCGAACGCCCGATCAAGCCGGGCCGCTAACACTGGGGAAGGTTCACCGTCGTATTGAGCAGCGCCCAGCACTACCGCCGCGTCAGCACCCTCTTGGGAATCATCGGCCCCGGAAGCCAACCAAACTTGCACATAAGTTGCCCCAAAATAGAGGATCCCTAGGGCTAGCCCCCAAATCAAAAGCCCGGGGAGCCACCTCAAGGCACGGCGCAAGATAACCCAAAAGAGCGCCATCTGAACCGCTACAGACGTAACCGGGCTTGAGCAATTCGATCAAGCACCACTTGTCGATCAAAACACAGTGCCATGGTTTCAAAAATGGGCGGGCCCACTGTGCGCCCAGTTAATGCCACCCGAATAGGTGCTTGCGCTTTGCCAAGTTTGATACCAAGCCCTTCGCCCACCGCAGCCACTGCATCTTTTATGGCTTCGGTTTCCCAAGGGCAATCCGCCAAAACGGCAGCCGCCCCATCAAGCATTTCGGCCGCTTGCGGACCTTTAACCATGGCTTTGTGCCAAGAGTCTGGGTCTTCGACCGGTTCATCCAAAAAGAGGAAATCTACAAAGCGAGGCAGGTCAGCCAAGGTGCGAAGTTTTTCTTGTACTAAATCCACCATGGTTGAATATTTTCCTGCATCAAATCTCTCAGCCGGC
This region includes:
- a CDS encoding Lrp/AsnC family transcriptional regulator, whose product is MDEIDRKIIGELVNDGRLSVTELSDRINLSLSATSQRMRQLVESGVIQRFTAVLNPDLVGCPIDALVDLRLPADHAFSEIDNELLALPEVVDAMHLTGRFDYQVRLRCASIDALDQLLRNFKEQLGVSETATRLVLSTAAGYPRQPAPSNLGS
- a CDS encoding YdcF family protein, with the translated sequence MALFWVILRRALRWLPGLLIWGLALGILYFGATYVQVWLASGADDSQEGADAAVVLGAAQYDGEPSPVLAARLDRAFALYEAELVALIVTTGANQPGDRFTQGYAGYDYLREKGVPDENLVVITDGASTYEELAATAAQASRYGITTVLLVSDQYHSFRLRQIAEEVGLDAALAPTAGSVRLTRMGRETLAAGLGRIFGYRRLDAWG